In the genome of Synechococcus sp. CB0101, the window GCGGGAGGTCATCTCCGCCAGGCTGGCGGCATCGGCGGCGCGGTAGCCGTATTTCACGCCGTCGTAACGGGCGAGGTTTGCCGACGCCTCGGACGGGGCGATCACGTAGTACGTGGCGATGCCGTCGTTGAAGCGGGGGCAGCTCACCTCCACCAGTTCACAACCGAGGGCTTCCAGCTGGTTGGCGGCGGCCATCACCGACGCCTTCACCTCGGGATCAAGCCCCTCAGCTTCAAAGCACTCGCGCACGATGCCCACCTTGAGGCCAGCGACTGGCTGCTGAAGCGCGGCTGTGTAATCAGGCACCGGAGCCTTGAGGCAGGTGGAATCACGCGGATCTTCACCGGCGATCACCTGCAGCAGTTCAGCCGCATCGGCCACGTTGTTGGCAAAGGGACCCACCTGATCCAGGGAGCTCGCGAAGGCCACCAGGCCGTAGCGGCTGACGCGGCCGTAGGTGGGCTTCAGCCCCACCACCCCGCAGAAGGCGGCGGGCTGACGGATCGAGCCGCCGGTGTCGGAGCCGAGGGAGCCAACGCACTCACCAGCGGCGACGGCCGCGGCGCTGCCACCGGAGCTGCCGCCAGGCACCTTGTCGGTGTTCCAGGGGTTGCGGCTAGGGCCGAACACCGAGGTCTCGGTGGAGCTGCCCATGGCGAACTCATCGAGATTCGTTTTACCGAGCAGCACAGCACCGGCACCCCAGAGACGGCCGGTGACTGTGGATTCGTAGGGGGGCACGAACTCTTCCAGCATCCGGCTGGAACAGGTGGTGCGCACCCCTTTGGTGCAGAGGTTGTCTTTGATGGCCAGCGGAACACCGGCCAGGGGAGGCAGCTGCTCACCGGCGGCGCGGGCGGCATCGATGCGATCGGCGTCGGCCCGGGCCCGCTCCGCGGTGACCTCGGTGTAAGCGTGGATGCTGGGCTCAACCGCCTCGATGCGGCTGAGGTGCTGATCGGTGAGCTCGCGGGCGGACACCTCGCCGCGCTTGAGCTGCTCGCGCCACTCGGCGATCCCCATCAACCCTGCTGCAATTCCAGGGGTCGACGCTATCAGTCAGCACTGATGGTGAAGGGCTCGCCGCGGCGGGCACGCAGCAGGGCGTGGTTCACCTCGGCTGCACCTTCACTGCGCAAATCCGCCAGGAATGGCGGCAGGGCCTCCTCAAGGCTGCTGCGCCGCACGTAGGGGCCAAACCAATAGGTCACATCGGGCTGGCGCGTCTCCACCCGAGCCCACCAGGCCAGACCAAGCCCATTGGCAACGCTGCGCAGGGGCTGGAACAGGGTGGTCATGGGGCGGTGGGCAGTGGACTCATTGTGGCCGCGAAAGCGGCGGACGCAGCAATCAGAGCTTGATATCGCCTGAGAAATCCACAGGGCTACCGGGGGCCAGGCCCAACACAAGCTCCGGCTCCGGCTCACTGGGGGCATTGAGCTCAGCCACCACGTGCTCCACCAAGGCTTGGGCAGCCTCGGC includes:
- the gatA gene encoding Asp-tRNA(Asn)/Glu-tRNA(Gln) amidotransferase subunit GatA; protein product: MGIAEWREQLKRGEVSARELTDQHLSRIEAVEPSIHAYTEVTAERARADADRIDAARAAGEQLPPLAGVPLAIKDNLCTKGVRTTCSSRMLEEFVPPYESTVTGRLWGAGAVLLGKTNLDEFAMGSSTETSVFGPSRNPWNTDKVPGGSSGGSAAAVAAGECVGSLGSDTGGSIRQPAAFCGVVGLKPTYGRVSRYGLVAFASSLDQVGPFANNVADAAELLQVIAGEDPRDSTCLKAPVPDYTAALQQPVAGLKVGIVRECFEAEGLDPEVKASVMAAANQLEALGCELVEVSCPRFNDGIATYYVIAPSEASANLARYDGVKYGYRAADAASLAEMTSRSRAEGFGDEVQRRILIGTYALSAGYVDAYYKKAQQVRTLIRRDFDRAFGSVDVLLTPTSPTTAFGFGAHAEDPLAMYLADLLTIPANMAGLPAISLPCGFDGAGLPIGVQLITGVLQEERLLQVAWHYEQAARVMEKRPAAALVP
- a CDS encoding DUF1816 domain-containing protein; the encoded protein is MTTLFQPLRSVANGLGLAWWARVETRQPDVTYWFGPYVRRSSLEEALPPFLADLRSEGAAEVNHALLRARRGEPFTISAD